A single Methylobacterium sp. 17Sr1-1 DNA region contains:
- a CDS encoding bifunctional (p)ppGpp synthetase/guanosine-3',5'-bis(diphosphate) 3'-pyrophosphohydrolase yields the protein MMRQYELVERVKAYNPGADEGLLNRAYVYAMRAHGTQKRASGDPFFAHPLEVAAILTDLRLDDATIVAAVLHDTVEDTAATLDEINRVFTPEIGKLVDGLTKIKRLDLVSKRAAQGENFRKLLLAIAADVRVLLVKLADRLHNMRTLQHMPAEKRARIAQETLDIYAPLASRMGMQELREELEDLSFVNLKPDVYATIAKRLSDLSAKSERLVESIERDLVAKLAHAGIAATVKGRQKRPYSIWSKMERKSVAFEQLSDIFGFRVIVDEVDTCYRALGVVHTTWPMVPGRYKDYISTPKQNDYRSIHTTVIGPKSQRVELQIRTTEMDEIGEYGIAAHALYKDGAPHLATESGAYQWLRRTIELLAEGDSPEEFLEHTKLELFQDQVFCFTPKGRLIALPRGATPIDFAYAVHTDVGNTAVGAKINGRIAPLLTELQNGDEVEIARADGQIPPAAWESLVVTGKARAAIRRATRSAVRRQYAGLGRQILDRAFERAGKNFSDEKLRGALPRLARQSTEDVFAAVGRGEMFSGDVVKAVYPDYKDERRGAAASQAGPGQPRPHVNGAGRLSLDKDQTVRLTWPGKAPAKEGAANGAEEGAIPIRGLDRDLLVRFAPDGGAVPGDRIVGILTPGEGVTIYPIQSPALAAFDNEPDRWLDVRWDVDGASNQRFPARLALQSINEPGSFAQIAQVIADHDGNIDNISMKRRTQDFTDVTIDLAVWDLKHLNAIVSELRAKRVVSRVDRVNG from the coding sequence ATGATGCGCCAGTACGAGCTCGTCGAGCGGGTCAAGGCCTACAATCCCGGCGCCGACGAGGGGCTGCTGAACCGGGCCTACGTCTACGCGATGCGGGCGCACGGCACGCAGAAGCGCGCCTCGGGGGATCCCTTCTTCGCCCATCCGCTCGAGGTGGCAGCCATCCTCACGGATCTTCGGCTCGACGACGCCACCATCGTGGCGGCGGTGCTGCACGACACCGTCGAGGACACCGCCGCGACGCTCGACGAGATCAACCGGGTCTTCACCCCCGAGATCGGCAAGCTCGTCGACGGGCTGACCAAGATCAAGCGCCTGGACCTCGTCTCGAAGCGCGCGGCGCAGGGCGAGAATTTCCGCAAGCTCCTGCTCGCGATCGCCGCCGACGTGCGGGTGCTGCTCGTCAAGCTCGCCGACCGGCTGCACAACATGCGCACCCTGCAGCACATGCCGGCGGAGAAGCGCGCCCGCATCGCCCAGGAGACCCTCGACATCTACGCGCCGCTCGCGAGCCGCATGGGCATGCAGGAGCTGCGCGAGGAGCTGGAGGACCTCTCCTTCGTCAACCTCAAGCCCGACGTCTACGCCACGATCGCCAAGCGCCTCTCCGACCTCTCGGCCAAGTCCGAGCGGCTGGTCGAGAGCATCGAGCGCGACCTCGTCGCCAAGCTGGCGCATGCCGGCATCGCCGCCACCGTCAAGGGGCGGCAGAAGCGGCCCTACTCGATCTGGAGCAAGATGGAGCGCAAGTCGGTCGCGTTCGAGCAGCTCTCCGACATCTTCGGCTTCCGGGTGATCGTCGACGAGGTCGACACCTGCTACCGCGCCCTCGGCGTCGTCCACACCACCTGGCCGATGGTGCCGGGGCGCTACAAGGACTACATCTCGACCCCGAAGCAGAACGATTACCGGTCGATCCACACCACCGTGATCGGGCCGAAGAGCCAGCGCGTCGAGCTCCAGATCCGCACCACCGAGATGGACGAGATCGGCGAGTACGGCATCGCCGCCCACGCGCTCTACAAGGACGGCGCGCCGCACCTCGCCACCGAGAGCGGCGCCTACCAGTGGCTGCGCCGGACCATCGAGCTCCTGGCCGAGGGCGACAGCCCGGAGGAATTCCTGGAGCACACCAAGCTCGAGCTGTTCCAGGACCAGGTCTTCTGCTTCACCCCGAAGGGCCGGCTGATCGCCCTGCCCCGCGGCGCGACGCCGATCGACTTCGCCTACGCGGTCCATACCGACGTCGGCAACACCGCGGTCGGGGCCAAGATCAACGGCCGCATCGCCCCGCTGCTGACCGAGCTGCAGAACGGCGACGAGGTCGAGATCGCCCGGGCCGACGGCCAGATCCCGCCGGCGGCCTGGGAATCCCTCGTCGTTACCGGCAAGGCCCGCGCCGCGATCCGGCGGGCCACCCGCTCGGCGGTGCGCCGGCAATATGCGGGACTCGGCCGCCAGATCCTCGACCGCGCCTTCGAACGCGCCGGCAAGAACTTCTCCGACGAGAAGCTGCGCGGCGCCCTCCCGCGGCTGGCTCGACAATCCACCGAGGACGTGTTCGCGGCGGTGGGACGGGGCGAGATGTTCTCCGGCGACGTCGTGAAGGCGGTCTATCCCGACTACAAGGACGAGCGCCGGGGTGCCGCCGCGAGCCAGGCCGGCCCGGGCCAGCCCCGGCCGCACGTCAACGGCGCCGGGCGCCTGTCCCTCGACAAGGACCAGACGGTGCGCCTGACCTGGCCGGGCAAGGCTCCCGCCAAGGAGGGCGCCGCCAACGGGGCGGAGGAGGGCGCGATCCCGATCCGCGGCCTCGACCGCGACCTCCTGGTGCGCTTCGCGCCCGACGGCGGCGCGGTGCCGGGCGACCGGATCGTCGGCATCCTGACGCCGGGCGAGGGCGTGACCATCTACCCGATCCAGTCGCCGGCGCTCGCCGCCTTCGACAACGAGCCCGACCGCTGGCTCGACGTGCGCTGGGACGTGGACGGCGCCTCGAACCAGCGCTTCCCCGCGCGGCTGGCCCTGCAATCGATCAACGAGCCCGGCAGCTTCGCCCAGATCGCCCAGGTGATCGCCGATCACGACGGCAACATCGACAACATCTCGATGAAGCGCCGGACACAGGACTTCACCGACGTCACCATCGACCTGGCGGTCTGGGACCTGAAGCACCTCAACGCCATCGTGTCGGAGCTGCGGGCCAAGCGCGTGGTGAGCCGGGTCGACCGGGTGAACGGATAG